A part of Arthrobacter dokdonellae genomic DNA contains:
- a CDS encoding beta-ketoacyl-[acyl-carrier-protein] synthase family protein has protein sequence MKVREASERVVVTGIGALTPLGNTAPATWEALLAGRSGVRTITAFDATGFTTSIAAEVKGFDPSALLPVKRLNRSSRCTQLAIAAAREALADAGLGPTLEGMEAAVVINSAVSGFPEIEEAVHVLGARGARYVSPSFVASSLTNMAACEVAIDLGVHGWVNASALACASGTHALLEARRLLLDGDADVVVAGGADAAITPVMFAGLTAMRGLSTSNDCPQCASRPFDAGRNGFVFGEGAVVFTLERLSDARARGARAYAEVAGGAMTADAFHIVAPEPGGTYAARAITKALDKARLDPSDVELVCAHGTSTKANDKTETAAIHQAFGAQAAALAVTAPKSMTGHLIGAAGALGALVCVRAIADAAVPPTINYTDADPECDLDYVPNEARAMSVRHAVTNAFGFGGQNCVVAFSAV, from the coding sequence GTGAAGGTCCGCGAGGCCTCGGAACGGGTGGTTGTCACGGGCATCGGCGCGCTCACCCCGCTGGGCAACACGGCGCCGGCCACCTGGGAGGCGCTGCTTGCCGGGCGCAGCGGCGTCCGCACCATCACCGCCTTTGACGCCACGGGGTTCACCACCAGCATCGCGGCGGAAGTCAAGGGCTTCGACCCATCCGCGCTGTTGCCGGTCAAGCGGCTCAACCGGTCCTCGCGCTGCACCCAGCTGGCCATCGCCGCCGCCCGCGAGGCCCTGGCGGACGCCGGGCTCGGGCCCACGCTGGAAGGGATGGAGGCCGCCGTCGTCATTAACAGCGCGGTATCCGGCTTCCCGGAGATCGAGGAGGCCGTGCACGTGCTGGGCGCGCGCGGGGCCCGGTACGTCAGCCCCAGCTTTGTGGCGTCGTCGCTGACCAACATGGCCGCGTGCGAGGTGGCGATCGATCTCGGCGTGCACGGCTGGGTCAACGCCAGCGCGCTGGCCTGCGCCAGCGGCACGCATGCGCTGCTGGAGGCCCGGCGGCTGCTGCTGGACGGCGACGCGGACGTGGTGGTGGCCGGCGGGGCCGACGCCGCCATCACCCCCGTCATGTTCGCCGGCCTCACCGCCATGCGCGGACTGTCCACCAGCAATGACTGCCCGCAGTGCGCGTCGCGCCCGTTCGACGCAGGCCGCAACGGTTTTGTGTTTGGCGAAGGGGCCGTCGTGTTCACCCTGGAACGCCTCTCCGACGCCCGCGCCCGCGGCGCCCGGGCGTACGCGGAAGTCGCCGGGGGTGCGATGACGGCCGACGCCTTCCACATCGTGGCCCCCGAGCCGGGCGGGACCTACGCTGCCCGGGCCATCACGAAGGCGCTGGACAAGGCGCGGCTGGACCCGTCCGACGTCGAACTGGTCTGCGCCCACGGCACGTCCACGAAGGCCAACGACAAAACGGAAACCGCCGCCATCCACCAGGCCTTTGGCGCGCAGGCCGCCGCGCTCGCGGTCACGGCGCCCAAGTCCATGACAGGGCACCTGATCGGGGCGGCAGGCGCGCTCGGTGCGCTGGTCTGCGTCCGCGCCATCGCCGATGCCGCGGTGCCGCCCACCATCAATTACACGGACGCGGACCCGGAATGCGATCTCGACTATGTGCCGAACGAGGCCCGCGCCATGTCGGTCCGGCACGCTGTGACCAACGCGTTCGGCTTTGGCGGTCAAAACTGCGTGGTGGCCTTCTCCGCCGTCTGA
- a CDS encoding endonuclease domain-containing protein, translating to MTNAQPLPEWLRGRSFTLGESDECGLSRRRAAGRDLHTPSRGIRVPWGVQQDLADRVRPLLALTPGGIASHSTAALLWGIPLPPWLAGSFDIHISKAASSDPPWRAGVTGHHTRFKPGEVARHRGTDVTSPLRTWLDLAGMLELDDLVAAGDFLVCEHDRIFGPKRAALVELVTLRQTVKLEFRRRGIVKAREAADLIRSGADSPPETRLRLALERAGIPPLVLNHVVKDAAGNHVSWPDLALPEWKTALEYDGEHHLGVKQQATDDARNRLMASLGWTQLRITKDMLDDNEGKAAIALVRRALHARGWAGPLH from the coding sequence ATGACCAACGCCCAGCCCCTGCCTGAATGGTTGCGTGGACGATCGTTCACCTTGGGAGAGTCCGACGAGTGCGGTCTTAGCCGACGGCGCGCGGCGGGCCGTGACCTGCATACGCCCAGCCGCGGCATCCGCGTGCCGTGGGGAGTCCAGCAGGACTTGGCTGATCGCGTCCGCCCGCTTTTGGCGCTGACGCCGGGTGGAATCGCAAGCCATAGCACTGCTGCGCTTCTGTGGGGAATCCCGCTTCCGCCTTGGTTGGCGGGCAGCTTTGACATCCACATTTCCAAGGCCGCCTCGAGCGATCCACCGTGGCGGGCGGGCGTCACGGGACATCACACGAGGTTCAAGCCGGGCGAAGTGGCCCGGCATCGGGGGACGGATGTGACGTCGCCACTGCGGACGTGGCTGGATTTGGCCGGAATGCTCGAACTCGATGATCTCGTCGCCGCCGGCGATTTCCTCGTCTGCGAACATGACCGGATCTTCGGTCCCAAACGAGCGGCCCTTGTAGAGCTCGTCACGCTGCGGCAAACGGTCAAACTCGAGTTCCGGCGAAGGGGAATCGTCAAGGCCCGCGAAGCCGCCGACCTGATCAGGTCAGGCGCCGATTCGCCCCCGGAAACGAGACTTCGCCTCGCACTGGAGCGTGCAGGCATCCCTCCCCTCGTACTTAACCACGTTGTTAAGGATGCTGCCGGAAATCACGTCTCGTGGCCGGACTTGGCGCTGCCGGAATGGAAGACGGCCCTTGAATACGACGGCGAGCACCATCTGGGAGTGAAACAGCAGGCCACCGATGACGCCCGCAACCGCCTGATGGCCTCGCTAGGCTGGACGCAACTAAGAATCACCAAGGACATGCTGGATGACAATGAGGGAAAAGCCGCCATCGCGCTGGTGCGCCGGGCCCTTCACGCCCGCGGCTGGGCTGGCCCACTCCACTGA
- a CDS encoding response regulator: MIGSPPIRVLVVDDEPVALAAHAEYVRRLEGFEVAATAGGMGAALAVLNDPATRPIELMLLDMNLTDGHGLDLLRRVHGLGLVPDVVAITAVQEIHVVRSAIALGITAYLIKPFTFAAFREKMESYRGYHYALADRTHTSQDAIDSALSTLRPRGRLQLPKGMLPETLRAVADWLRIQGRAASATEVAAGLAMSRVTARRYLDHLVETGSAAKAPRHGSPGRPELEYSWLRAR, from the coding sequence ATGATCGGATCCCCACCCATCCGGGTGCTGGTGGTGGACGATGAACCCGTCGCGCTCGCCGCCCATGCCGAGTATGTGCGGCGCCTTGAGGGCTTCGAGGTGGCCGCGACCGCGGGCGGAATGGGCGCCGCGCTGGCCGTCCTGAACGATCCCGCAACCCGGCCCATCGAGCTGATGCTGCTGGACATGAACTTGACCGACGGGCACGGCCTGGACCTGCTGCGGCGCGTCCACGGACTCGGGCTGGTGCCGGACGTCGTGGCCATCACGGCCGTGCAGGAAATCCACGTGGTGCGCTCGGCCATCGCCCTGGGCATCACGGCCTACCTGATCAAGCCGTTCACGTTTGCGGCGTTCCGGGAGAAAATGGAGAGCTACCGCGGCTACCACTACGCCCTGGCGGACCGGACGCACACCAGCCAGGATGCGATTGACAGCGCCCTGTCCACGTTGCGGCCGCGAGGGAGGCTCCAGCTGCCCAAGGGGATGCTGCCCGAAACGCTCAGGGCCGTGGCCGACTGGCTGCGGATCCAAGGCCGTGCCGCCTCCGCCACCGAAGTTGCCGCCGGGCTGGCGATGTCCCGCGTCACGGCCCGCCGCTACCTAGACCACTTGGTGGAAACCGGCTCCGCGGCGAAGGCACCGCGCCACGGATCGCCCGGCCGGCCGGAACTGGAATACAGCTGGCTCCGCGCCCGTTGA
- a CDS encoding ATP-binding protein, with translation MSSRFWRGWSIAGRLFTANLLFVLLLTAGVSAVMVSDAGSRTYEQTRQRMLSVATALADSPMVLSAAEGPNPSAALQPYAVAVMHDAGVDFITVMDPQGIRWTHPNPAEIGKPYVGSIAQAQAGHTYFETTAGTLGPSVRVIVPIKDTAGAVVGMVAAGVTVSNVEVLVAARLPDVLGLAAALLLAGSLASWLLGRYLKRVTLGWGPEELAQLFAYYESVLHSVREGLVLVDTRGSMVLYNDHAALLLGMDAPAGNPAARSAEGPAERSDGGPSGRSTPGVRPGRAGRRPASGRATPAAPRLESLALPESLKELLRSGRTATDEVHLAGDRLLVVSQRPARAPGSNAAAGTVATLRDHTELTALAGSLSSTQTLVEALRSQTHEHANRLHAIISLIELDRAREALDFATADLSDTVRLGGEFVGTLDEPFLAALLVGKGAQADERGVKLELSGSGTLPPGRLDARELVTLLGNLVDNAIDAAAGHSGDATVWADLLVADGTLTITVADNGPGLPTTDLDLLGRIGTTEKTSVAPGGRGYGIALIRRATAALGGTLTADNDGGAVMTAVVPLTTTDTAAETKEKT, from the coding sequence ATGTCTTCGCGCTTCTGGCGTGGCTGGAGCATTGCCGGGAGGCTGTTCACCGCCAACCTGCTCTTTGTGCTGCTGCTGACCGCCGGCGTGTCCGCCGTGATGGTGTCCGACGCCGGCTCCCGCACCTATGAGCAGACCCGCCAGCGCATGCTGTCCGTCGCCACGGCGCTGGCCGACTCCCCCATGGTGCTTTCGGCCGCGGAGGGACCCAACCCGTCTGCGGCGCTGCAGCCCTACGCCGTCGCGGTCATGCATGACGCCGGCGTGGACTTCATCACCGTCATGGACCCGCAGGGCATCCGCTGGACCCACCCCAACCCGGCGGAAATCGGGAAGCCGTACGTGGGGTCCATCGCGCAGGCGCAGGCCGGACACACGTATTTTGAGACCACGGCGGGAACGCTGGGCCCCTCCGTCCGCGTCATCGTGCCCATCAAGGACACGGCCGGCGCGGTCGTGGGCATGGTGGCCGCCGGCGTGACGGTCAGCAACGTCGAGGTGCTGGTGGCGGCACGGCTCCCGGATGTGCTGGGGCTGGCGGCGGCGCTCCTGTTGGCCGGTTCGCTGGCCTCCTGGCTCCTGGGCCGCTACCTCAAGCGGGTGACGCTCGGCTGGGGCCCGGAGGAGCTGGCGCAGCTGTTTGCCTACTATGAATCCGTGCTCCACTCCGTGCGGGAGGGACTGGTCCTGGTGGACACGCGCGGCTCCATGGTCCTCTACAACGACCACGCCGCCCTGCTGCTGGGCATGGACGCCCCCGCGGGGAATCCGGCCGCAAGGTCGGCTGAAGGTCCGGCCGAAAGGTCTGATGGAGGTCCGTCCGGACGTTCGACGCCAGGTGTCCGGCCCGGGCGCGCGGGCCGCCGTCCGGCGTCCGGTCGGGCGACGCCCGCCGCTCCGCGGCTGGAGTCGCTGGCACTCCCCGAATCGTTAAAGGAGCTGCTGCGCAGCGGGCGCACCGCCACCGACGAGGTCCACCTCGCCGGCGACCGTCTCCTGGTGGTCAGCCAACGCCCGGCCCGGGCCCCGGGCAGCAATGCCGCAGCCGGCACGGTGGCAACGCTGCGGGACCACACCGAGCTGACCGCGCTGGCAGGCAGCCTCAGCAGCACCCAGACCCTCGTCGAGGCACTGCGGTCCCAAACACACGAGCACGCGAACCGACTCCATGCCATCATTTCCCTGATCGAGCTGGACCGGGCCCGGGAAGCCCTGGACTTTGCCACGGCGGACCTCTCCGACACGGTCCGGCTGGGCGGCGAGTTTGTGGGCACCCTGGACGAGCCGTTCCTGGCAGCGCTGCTGGTGGGCAAGGGCGCGCAGGCGGACGAGCGCGGCGTGAAGCTGGAACTCAGCGGCTCCGGCACCCTCCCGCCCGGCCGGCTTGACGCACGGGAACTCGTGACACTGCTGGGCAACCTGGTGGACAACGCCATCGACGCGGCGGCCGGCCACTCCGGGGACGCGACCGTCTGGGCCGACCTGCTGGTGGCCGACGGCACGCTCACCATCACCGTGGCGGACAACGGCCCCGGCCTGCCCACCACCGACCTGGACCTGCTGGGCAGGATCGGCACCACCGAAAAAACGTCCGTGGCCCCCGGCGGCCGCGGCTACGGGATAGCCTTGATCCGCCGCGCCACCGCCGCCCTGGGGGGCACGCTCACGGCCGACAACGACGGCGGCGCCGTCATGACCGCCGTCGTGCCCCTGACCACCACTGACACCGCCGCCGAGACCAAGGAAAAAACATGA
- a CDS encoding cation:dicarboxylate symporter family transporter produces the protein MSSQRGGTATMAKPARRKMDKTHWLYVAVIAAVVLGAAIGLLAPGVGKSLAPLGTMFIALIKMVIAPIIFCTIVLGVGSIAKAATVGKVGGLALVYFMVMSTVALAIGLVVGNIVHPGAGLHLQPYKTAAASADNATVKFLLDLIPGDIPVLPTLVLALLVGFALQSLGKAGEPVLNAVKNIQKVVFKLMMMIMWVAPVGAFGAIAAVVGATGWAAIGSMAILMGAFYLTCALFIVVILGSILRLVTGLNIFALMRYLAREYLLIFATSSSESALPRLIAKMEHVGVSKPVVGITVPTGYSFNLDGTAIYLTMSSLFISTAMGMPMNLGEQIGLLVFMVIASKGAAGVTGAGLATLAAGLQAHKPVLLDGMGVIVGIDKFMSECRALTNFTGNAVAALLVGKWTHELDLDQAREVLSGRSPFDELSLEPDGHASEPDAAALPSRDDERVPVSV, from the coding sequence ATGAGCTCTCAACGCGGAGGGACAGCCACGATGGCAAAGCCCGCACGGCGCAAAATGGACAAGACCCACTGGCTCTACGTCGCTGTCATCGCGGCCGTGGTCCTCGGTGCGGCAATTGGGCTCCTGGCCCCAGGCGTCGGCAAGTCGCTTGCCCCGCTGGGCACCATGTTCATCGCCCTGATCAAGATGGTCATCGCGCCCATCATCTTCTGCACCATCGTGCTGGGCGTAGGCTCCATCGCCAAGGCGGCCACCGTCGGCAAGGTGGGCGGGCTGGCCCTGGTGTACTTCATGGTGATGTCCACCGTGGCGCTCGCGATCGGCCTGGTGGTCGGCAACATCGTCCACCCCGGCGCCGGCCTGCACCTGCAGCCGTACAAGACGGCCGCCGCATCCGCGGACAACGCCACGGTGAAGTTCCTGCTGGACTTGATCCCCGGCGACATCCCCGTGCTGCCCACCTTGGTCCTGGCGCTGCTGGTCGGCTTTGCGCTCCAGTCCCTCGGCAAGGCCGGCGAGCCCGTGCTCAACGCGGTGAAGAACATCCAAAAGGTGGTCTTCAAGCTCATGATGATGATCATGTGGGTGGCCCCGGTCGGCGCGTTCGGTGCCATCGCCGCCGTGGTCGGCGCCACCGGCTGGGCCGCCATCGGCTCCATGGCGATCCTCATGGGTGCGTTCTACCTGACCTGCGCCCTGTTCATCGTGGTCATCCTCGGCTCCATCCTGCGTCTGGTCACCGGGCTGAACATCTTCGCCCTGATGCGCTACCTGGCCCGCGAATACCTGCTGATCTTCGCCACCTCCTCCTCCGAATCCGCCCTGCCGCGCCTCATCGCCAAGATGGAGCACGTGGGCGTCTCCAAGCCCGTGGTCGGCATCACCGTCCCCACCGGCTACTCCTTCAACCTTGACGGCACCGCCATCTACTTGACCATGAGCTCGCTGTTCATCTCCACCGCCATGGGAATGCCCATGAACCTCGGCGAGCAGATCGGCCTGCTGGTGTTCATGGTGATCGCCTCCAAGGGCGCCGCCGGAGTCACGGGCGCCGGCCTGGCCACGCTCGCCGCGGGACTTCAGGCGCACAAGCCTGTCCTGCTCGACGGCATGGGCGTGATTGTGGGCATCGACAAGTTCATGTCCGAGTGCCGCGCCCTCACCAACTTCACCGGCAATGCTGTTGCCGCCCTGCTGGTGGGCAAGTGGACGCACGAGCTGGACCTCGACCAGGCCCGCGAAGTGCTCTCCGGCCGCAGCCCCTTCGACGAGCTGTCCCTGGAGCCGGACGGCCATGCCTCGGAACCTGACGCCGCGGCGCTGCCTTCGCGCGACGACGAGCGCGTGCCCGTCTCGGTCTAA
- a CDS encoding DUF6297 family protein — protein MSMETSDRFSAREIRQYTFRAGLSRTEGGVMELVSEAYTFVLGGLTLLTMAGAIIVGLRNSLGVGHESALTATVIAPGFHSVTLLQASATVLLTLAAALLSVEMTVGPITMTLPQTAWWLGLPVRRRGFIQPGFLKSLIWPAAAGVVVMVPVALGMSSSPSPGRIALSVLCGVGLGWLLYGIAAWCQITNSGSWLKVLTGVVTLVAPLTLVATALYNNTAGAGAITGAQTAWLEYLPTSWPLLVAGGALWPLVLVVIAVVLLAAVYWNLERITTAKLKEGAAAGAYVAGSLMSMDASELSRSLGGGRTSGKSKVRLPLVFHGGTVFSRSVKTLLSTHATMALRSPMSLLRVLVLAAIPASLAAVQFLGNSVLIAVVLYFCAHFAATSLGATARFANGNPAVDMLMPLPARIVRRVHYVLPAVGMAVWALVCFGLLLALGVGSPSLLVLAVLAGPGLGAATLRAAFRPAPDWNMPAVATASGPIPTGAVRALLVGPDLTLISLLPVLICLISGGVPVIAFPAQLGLTLLAYAWGTRVRKPKSAKSGGIFGLPPAPVAK, from the coding sequence ATGTCCATGGAAACCAGCGACCGGTTCAGCGCCCGGGAAATCAGGCAATACACGTTCCGGGCCGGCCTCAGCCGCACAGAGGGCGGCGTCATGGAGCTTGTCTCGGAGGCCTACACCTTCGTGCTGGGCGGGCTGACCCTGCTCACCATGGCGGGCGCCATCATCGTGGGCCTGCGCAACAGCCTCGGCGTGGGGCATGAATCGGCGCTGACCGCCACGGTGATCGCGCCGGGGTTCCACTCGGTGACCCTGCTCCAGGCCAGCGCCACCGTGCTGCTCACGCTCGCCGCGGCCCTGCTGTCCGTTGAGATGACCGTGGGTCCCATCACCATGACGCTGCCGCAGACGGCGTGGTGGCTGGGACTGCCGGTCAGGCGCCGCGGCTTCATCCAGCCCGGCTTCCTGAAGTCCCTGATCTGGCCCGCGGCTGCGGGCGTCGTCGTGATGGTGCCGGTGGCGCTGGGCATGTCCTCCTCGCCGTCGCCGGGCCGCATTGCCCTTTCCGTGCTGTGCGGGGTCGGGCTCGGCTGGCTGCTCTACGGGATCGCGGCGTGGTGCCAAATCACCAACTCCGGGTCCTGGCTAAAGGTGCTGACCGGGGTCGTGACACTGGTGGCCCCGCTGACGCTTGTCGCCACAGCGCTTTATAACAACACGGCCGGGGCCGGGGCAATCACGGGCGCGCAAACGGCCTGGCTCGAATACCTGCCCACGAGCTGGCCGCTTTTGGTCGCCGGCGGCGCCCTGTGGCCGCTGGTGTTGGTGGTCATTGCCGTGGTGTTGCTGGCCGCCGTCTACTGGAACCTTGAGCGGATCACGACGGCGAAGCTGAAGGAGGGTGCCGCGGCGGGCGCCTACGTCGCCGGCTCCCTGATGTCCATGGACGCCTCGGAACTTTCGCGCTCCCTGGGCGGTGGCCGCACCTCGGGAAAGTCCAAGGTGCGGCTGCCGCTCGTCTTCCACGGCGGCACGGTGTTTTCGCGAAGCGTCAAGACGCTCCTGAGCACCCATGCCACCATGGCGTTGCGGTCCCCCATGTCGCTGCTTCGCGTCCTGGTGCTGGCAGCCATTCCGGCCAGCCTGGCCGCGGTGCAGTTCCTGGGCAACTCCGTCCTGATTGCCGTGGTGCTGTACTTCTGCGCCCACTTCGCGGCCACGTCGCTGGGGGCCACGGCCCGGTTTGCCAACGGCAACCCGGCCGTGGACATGCTCATGCCGCTGCCCGCCCGGATAGTCCGCCGCGTCCACTACGTGCTGCCGGCCGTCGGCATGGCGGTGTGGGCGCTGGTGTGCTTTGGGCTGCTGCTCGCGCTGGGGGTCGGCTCACCGTCCCTGCTGGTGCTGGCCGTGCTGGCCGGGCCCGGGCTGGGCGCGGCCACCCTTCGCGCCGCGTTCCGCCCGGCCCCGGACTGGAACATGCCGGCCGTCGCCACGGCGTCCGGCCCCATTCCCACCGGCGCGGTGCGGGCTCTGCTGGTGGGCCCGGACCTGACGCTGATTTCGCTGCTGCCGGTGCTGATCTGCCTGATCTCCGGCGGCGTTCCCGTCATTGCGTTCCCCGCGCAGCTGGGGCTGACACTGCTCGCCTACGCGTGGGGTACCCGCGTGCGCAAGCCAAAGTCGGCGAAGTCGGGCGGCATATTCGGCCTGCCGCCGGCCCCTGTGGCCAAGTAG
- a CDS encoding ABC transporter ATP-binding protein: protein MSNAKKPSSKSSERRKDVVRAEKLQAGYGTTAVCGVVSFSLHAGQALALVGPNGAGKSTVVKTVVGQLEAVSGTALINGATVDDRTLDFRREVAVVFDDDAFFPALTVEEHLAIVSAGHGVHDVEDVIAAELDFFGLGRLAKSRPYNLSSGQRRRMLLASAFVRPRSLLVLDEPEQRLDTGMRHRLAERLRAEVDNGLALLVVTHDPDFLSTVATKALFIADTIHAMTPSQAAVAISSENPHVD from the coding sequence ATGAGCAACGCTAAAAAACCTTCCTCGAAAAGTTCCGAACGACGCAAGGACGTGGTCCGGGCCGAAAAGCTGCAGGCAGGCTACGGCACCACCGCAGTCTGCGGCGTGGTCAGCTTCAGCCTCCACGCCGGACAGGCCCTGGCCCTGGTGGGGCCCAACGGCGCCGGCAAGTCCACGGTGGTGAAAACGGTGGTCGGCCAGCTTGAGGCGGTCTCCGGCACCGCGCTGATCAACGGCGCCACGGTGGATGACAGGACCCTGGATTTCCGGCGCGAAGTTGCCGTGGTGTTCGACGACGACGCCTTCTTCCCCGCGCTGACGGTGGAGGAACACCTGGCCATCGTCTCGGCCGGGCATGGCGTGCACGACGTCGAGGACGTGATCGCCGCCGAACTGGACTTCTTCGGGCTCGGCCGGCTGGCCAAGTCCCGGCCCTACAACCTTTCGTCCGGGCAGCGCCGCCGCATGCTCCTGGCCTCCGCATTTGTCCGGCCCCGCTCGCTGCTGGTCCTGGACGAGCCGGAACAACGGCTCGACACCGGCATGCGGCACCGGCTCGCCGAACGCCTGCGGGCCGAGGTGGACAACGGCCTGGCACTGCTGGTGGTCACCCACGACCCCGACTTCCTTTCCACCGTGGCCACCAAGGCCCTGTTCATCGCGGACACCATCCACGCCATGACGCCGTCCCAGGCCGCGGTGGCCATCTCCTCCGAGAACCCCCACGTTGACTAG
- a CDS encoding ParA family protein has protein sequence MSNEQGATALAGEDVLGPTGRPVTDFPEPPVLTSHGPARVIAMVNQKGGVGKTTSTINLGAALAEAGRRVLLVDFDPQGALSAGLGTNPHELDITVYNVLMDRKVDIRDAILKTEIENIDILPANIDLSAAEVQLVNEVAREQVLASALRKVEDDYDVVLIDCQPSLGLLTVNALTAAHGVIIPLICEFFALRAVALLVETIDKVTDRLNPRLQVDGVLATMYDARTLHGREVLARLVEAFGDKVFETVIKRTIKFADASVAAEPITSFASNHQGADSYRRLAKELIARGGAP, from the coding sequence GTGAGCAACGAGCAGGGTGCAACGGCACTTGCGGGCGAAGACGTTTTGGGACCCACCGGACGGCCCGTGACCGATTTCCCCGAGCCTCCCGTCCTCACGTCCCACGGCCCAGCCCGCGTCATCGCCATGGTGAACCAAAAAGGCGGGGTGGGCAAGACGACGTCGACCATCAACCTCGGTGCCGCCCTGGCCGAGGCTGGTCGCCGGGTCCTGCTGGTGGACTTTGACCCGCAGGGCGCGCTGTCCGCGGGACTCGGGACGAACCCGCATGAGCTGGACATCACCGTGTACAACGTGCTGATGGACCGCAAGGTGGACATCCGCGACGCCATCCTGAAGACCGAGATCGAGAACATCGACATCCTCCCGGCCAACATCGACCTCTCCGCGGCGGAGGTCCAGCTGGTCAACGAGGTGGCGCGCGAACAGGTCCTGGCCAGCGCCCTGCGCAAGGTCGAGGACGACTACGACGTGGTCCTGATCGACTGCCAGCCTTCCCTGGGCCTGCTGACCGTCAACGCGCTCACCGCCGCGCACGGCGTCATCATCCCGCTGATCTGCGAATTCTTTGCCCTGCGGGCCGTTGCCCTGCTGGTTGAAACCATCGACAAGGTCACCGACCGGCTGAATCCGCGGCTGCAGGTCGACGGCGTCCTGGCCACCATGTACGACGCCCGCACCCTGCACGGCCGCGAAGTCCTGGCCCGCCTGGTGGAGGCCTTTGGCGACAAGGTCTTCGAGACCGTCATCAAGCGCACCATCAAGTTCGCCGACGCGTCCGTGGCCGCCGAACCCATCACGTCCTTCGCGAGCAACCACCAGGGCGCCGACTCCTACCGCCGCCTGGCCAAAGAGCTGATCGCCCGTGGCGGCGCACCCTAA
- a CDS encoding segregation and condensation protein A: protein MPADVDGAAAQRPQEGPPPGKARFQVRLENFTGPFDLLLGLISKHELDITDVAIATVTDEFIAYLKALQVPGGEWALDEASEFLVLAATLLDLKAARLLPAGEVENDDDLALLEARDLLFARLLQYKAFKEVAFLLGAELDREAMRYPRMAGLEPHFAALLPELVWRHPPEQFAELAARAMEPREAAPTEVGLAHLHIAPVSVREQAAIITSMLTEGMPGPDDPAGDGWTGRPLSFRALSADAENNMVVIARFLALLELFRDAVISFDQASPLGELLVHWSAGARRSLLTDSDFDDEDGREHAAQNADNHSDHDAGHDVHDGRHQGAHHEH from the coding sequence ATCCCGGCTGACGTGGACGGCGCTGCCGCACAGAGGCCGCAGGAGGGACCTCCGCCAGGCAAGGCACGCTTCCAGGTTCGGCTGGAGAATTTCACCGGCCCCTTCGACCTGCTGCTGGGACTGATTTCCAAACATGAGCTGGACATCACGGATGTGGCGATCGCCACTGTCACGGACGAGTTCATCGCCTACCTCAAGGCGCTGCAGGTGCCGGGCGGGGAATGGGCGCTGGACGAGGCGAGCGAATTCCTGGTCCTCGCCGCCACCCTCCTGGACCTGAAGGCCGCCCGGCTGCTGCCCGCCGGCGAGGTGGAGAACGACGACGACCTGGCCCTTTTGGAGGCCCGTGACCTCCTGTTCGCCAGGCTTTTGCAATACAAGGCCTTCAAGGAGGTCGCCTTCCTGCTGGGCGCCGAGCTGGACCGCGAGGCCATGCGATACCCGCGGATGGCCGGCCTGGAACCGCACTTTGCCGCGCTTTTGCCGGAACTGGTCTGGCGCCACCCCCCGGAGCAGTTCGCCGAACTCGCCGCCAGGGCCATGGAGCCCAGGGAGGCCGCACCCACGGAAGTGGGGTTGGCCCACCTGCACATTGCCCCGGTCAGCGTCCGTGAACAGGCCGCGATCATCACCTCCATGCTGACCGAGGGCATGCCGGGCCCCGATGATCCCGCCGGCGACGGGTGGACCGGGCGTCCCCTCTCCTTTCGTGCCCTGAGCGCCGACGCTGAAAACAATATGGTGGTCATTGCCCGGTTCCTGGCCCTGCTGGAGCTTTTTCGCGACGCCGTCATTTCCTTCGACCAGGCCAGCCCGCTGGGGGAGCTGCTGGTGCACTGGAGCGCAGGCGCCCGGCGCAGCCTGCTGACGGACAGCGATTTTGATGACGAAGACGGCCGCGAGCATGCGGCCCAGAACGCAGACAACCACAGTGACCACGACGCCGGCCACGACGTCCACGACGGCCGGCACCAAGGGGCGCACCATGAGCACTGA